The following are from one region of the Streptomyces fradiae genome:
- a CDS encoding glycosyl hydrolase family 18 protein — MSTQAPTRRTGFRRRAAAGLTALVLPLAAMIGLAAPAEAATSATATYQKTQDWGSGFEGKWTVKNTGTTTLSSWTVEWDFPSGTAVTSAWDATVTSSGTHWTAKNVGWNGTLAPGATISFGFNGTGSGAPSGCKVNGGSCDGSGGQPGDNAPSAPGTPVASNITDTSVKLTWTAATDDHGIKNYDVLRDGAKVTTTTGLTYTDSGLSAGTDYSYTVVARDTIDQTGPASAATPVHTTGGGGGTPPPNVVKMGYFTNWGVYGRNYHVKNIVTSGSASKITHINYAFGNVTGGKCTIGDSYADYDKAYTADQSVDGVADTWDQPLRGNFNQLRKLKKAYPNIKVIWSFGGWTWSGGFGQAVQNPTAFAQSCYDLVEDPRWADVFDGIDLDWEYPNACGLSCDTSGPNAFKNMMQAMRAKFGANGIVTAAVTADASAGGKIDATDYAGAAQYMNWFNVMTYDFFGAWAAQGPTAPHSPLTSYAGIPQQGFNSAEAIAKFKAKGVPSNKLLLGIGFYGRGWTGVTQSAPGGTATGPAQGTYEQGIEDYKVLKNSCPANGTVAGTAYAHCGTNWWSYDTPATVNSKMSWAKNNGLGGAFFWEFSGDTSNGELVGAINSGLS; from the coding sequence GACCGCCACCTATCAGAAGACCCAGGACTGGGGCTCCGGCTTCGAGGGCAAGTGGACGGTGAAGAACACCGGCACCACCACGCTCTCCTCCTGGACCGTCGAGTGGGACTTCCCCTCCGGCACCGCCGTCACCTCCGCCTGGGACGCCACCGTCACCAGCTCCGGAACCCACTGGACCGCCAAGAACGTCGGCTGGAACGGCACCCTCGCCCCCGGCGCGACCATCTCCTTCGGCTTCAACGGCACCGGCTCCGGCGCCCCGTCCGGCTGCAAGGTCAACGGCGGCTCCTGCGACGGCTCCGGCGGCCAGCCCGGCGACAACGCCCCCTCCGCCCCCGGCACCCCGGTCGCCTCCAACATCACCGACACCTCGGTGAAGCTCACCTGGACCGCGGCCACCGACGACCACGGCATCAAGAACTACGACGTGCTGCGCGACGGCGCCAAGGTCACCACGACCACGGGCCTCACGTACACCGACAGCGGTCTGTCCGCCGGCACCGACTACAGCTACACGGTCGTCGCCCGCGACACCATCGACCAGACCGGCCCGGCCAGCGCCGCCACCCCGGTCCACACCACCGGCGGCGGAGGCGGCACCCCGCCCCCGAACGTGGTGAAGATGGGCTACTTCACCAACTGGGGCGTCTACGGGCGCAACTACCACGTGAAGAACATCGTGACCTCGGGCTCCGCGTCCAAGATCACCCACATCAACTACGCCTTCGGCAACGTCACCGGCGGCAAGTGCACCATCGGTGACTCCTACGCCGACTACGACAAGGCGTACACCGCCGACCAGTCCGTCGACGGCGTCGCCGACACCTGGGACCAGCCCCTGCGCGGCAACTTCAACCAGCTGCGCAAGCTGAAGAAGGCCTACCCGAACATCAAGGTCATCTGGTCCTTCGGCGGCTGGACCTGGTCCGGCGGCTTCGGCCAGGCCGTGCAGAACCCGACCGCCTTCGCGCAGTCCTGCTACGACCTGGTGGAGGACCCGCGCTGGGCCGATGTCTTCGACGGCATCGACCTGGACTGGGAGTACCCCAACGCCTGTGGTCTGTCCTGTGACACCAGCGGCCCGAACGCCTTCAAGAACATGATGCAGGCGATGCGCGCCAAGTTCGGCGCCAACGGGATCGTCACCGCGGCCGTCACCGCCGACGCCTCCGCCGGCGGCAAGATCGACGCCACCGACTACGCGGGCGCCGCGCAGTACATGAACTGGTTCAACGTGATGACGTACGACTTCTTCGGCGCCTGGGCGGCGCAGGGCCCGACGGCCCCGCACTCCCCGCTGACCTCGTACGCCGGCATCCCCCAGCAGGGCTTCAACTCCGCCGAGGCGATCGCCAAGTTCAAGGCCAAGGGCGTCCCGTCGAACAAGCTGCTGCTCGGCATCGGCTTCTACGGCCGCGGCTGGACCGGCGTCACCCAGTCCGCCCCCGGCGGCACCGCCACCGGACCGGCGCAGGGCACGTACGAGCAGGGCATCGAGGACTACAAGGTCCTCAAGAACTCCTGCCCGGCCAACGGCACCGTCGCCGGCACCGCCTACGCCCACTGCGGCACCAACTGGTGGAGCTACGACACCCCCGCCACCGTCAACTCCAAGATGAGCTGGGCCAAGAACAATGGCCTCGGCGGCGCGTTCTTCTGGGAGTTCAGCGGTGACACCAGCAACGGCGAGCTGGTCGGCGCCATCAACAGCGGTCTGAGCTAG